The DNA window GGATCCGGATGTGACCGGGATTGCCGTTGACAGTCGCGAGGTGAAACCCGGCTTTCTGTTTGGTGCGATGCCTGGTACGCGTGTGCATGGGGGCGAATTCATCACCTATGCGCTGCGCATGGGGGCCTCGGCCATCCTGACAGACGCCAAAGGGGCCGAGATTGCGTCCGAAGAGCTGGCGGAATCAAGCGCCGCCTTGGTGGTGGTCGAGGACCCGCGACAGGCCCTGTCGGGTGCTGCGGCGCTGTGGTTCGGGGCGCAGCCCAAAACCATGATCGCGGTCACCGGGACCAATGGCAAAACCTCTGTATCTACCTTTGTGCGTCAGATCTGGACCGAGCTGGATCATGCTGCCATCAACTTGGGCACCACCGGCGTCGAAGGGGCTTGGACCGCGCCGCTCGCACATACCACACCCGAGCCGATCACCCTGCATCGCACTTTGGCCGAAGCGGTGGAAAACGGGATCACACATGCCGCGATGGAGGCGTCCTCGCACGGGCTGGAGCAGCGCCGCCTGGATGGGGTGCATCTGACTGCCGCCGGATTTTCGAACTTCACCCAGGACCACTTGGATTACCACGACACGTTCGAGGCCTATTTTGCCGCCAAAGCGGGACTGTTTCGCCGGGTGCTGCCGCAAGACGGTACCGCAGTGATCAACATGGACGATCCAAAGGGCGCTGAAATGCGCGCGATCGCTGCTGCGCGGGGCCAGGATGTGCTGACCGTGGGTCGCGGCAATTGCGACCTGAGCCTGACAAACCAACGCTTTGATGCAACCGGGCAGGATCTGCTGTTTTCGTGGCGTGGCAAGTCGTTTCAAGCGCGCCTTAACCTGATTGGCGGGTTTCAGGCCGAAAACATCCTGCTCGCCTGTGGTCTGGTGATCGCCAGCGGGGATGAGCCTGAGCGCGTGTTTGACACGCTGGAGCATCTAACCACCGTACGCGGCCGGATGCAGTTGGCCGCGACCCGCAGCAATGGCGCGTCGGTCTTTGTCGACTACTCGCATACGCCGGACGCGGTTTCGACCGCACTGCAGGCCTTGCGTCCCCATGTCATGGGCCGTCTGATTGCCATTGTTGGCGCAGGCGGGGACCGGGACGCGGGCAAACGCCCGCTGATGGGGCAGGCGGCGGCGGAAAACGCCGACATCGTCTTTGTCACCGACGACAACCCCCGCAGCGAGGACCCGGCCACCATTCGCGCCGCCGTCATGGGGGGCGCTCCGCAAGCGACCGAAGTGGGCGACCGGGCCGAGGCGATTTTGCGCGGGGTGGATGCCCTGCAACCCGGTGACGCCTTGCTGATCTGCGGCAAGGGGCATGAGACGGGGCAGATCGTGGGCGATCAGGTGCTGCCGTTTGATGACGTGGAACAGGCCAGCATCGCCGTGGCCGCATTGGATGGGGGGCTGGCATGACGCTCTGGACTGCAACCGAGGCCGCAGCAGCCGCAAATGGCCGTGCGATTGGTGATTGGTCGGTCAATGGCGTGTCCATTGACACTCGCACAATTGAACCCGGCGATTTGTTCGTGGCGCTGAAAGCTGCGCGCGACGGGCATGAGTTTGTGGGGCAGGCATTGGAGAAAGGGGCAGGTGCTGCTCTGGTTTCTCACATTCCTGGCGGCTTGCCGGGCAATGCTCCACTGCTTTTGGTCGATGACGTGCAAGCTGCGCTCGAGGATTTGGGCCGCGCTGCCCGTGCCCGAACTGGAGCGCGGGTCGTTGCCGTGACCGGCTCGGTTGGAAAGACTTCGACCAAGGAAATGCTGGCCGCGATGCTGGGCAGACAGGGCAAGACTCACGCCAGCGTTGCCAGTTACAACAACCATTGGGGTGTGCCGCTGACATTGGCGCGGATGCCACGCGACACTGAATTTGCGGTGATCGAGATCGGCATGAACCACCCTGGCGAAATCGCTCCCCTGGCCAAACAGGCGCGCCCGCATGTTGCGATGGTGACCACCGTTGCTGCGGCGCATCTAGAGGCGTTCGAAAGCGTCACCGCGATTGCGCGCGAAAAGGCTTCGATCTTTGAAGGGCTAGAGCCGGGCGGCGTGGCTGTGGTCAACGCTGACATTGACGACGCGCAGGTTTTGCGTAGCGCAGCTGATGCAGCGGGC is part of the Falsiruegeria litorea R37 genome and encodes:
- a CDS encoding UDP-N-acetylmuramoyl-tripeptide--D-alanyl-D-alanine ligase; this translates as MTLWTATEAAAAANGRAIGDWSVNGVSIDTRTIEPGDLFVALKAARDGHEFVGQALEKGAGAALVSHIPGGLPGNAPLLLVDDVQAALEDLGRAARARTGARVVAVTGSVGKTSTKEMLAAMLGRQGKTHASVASYNNHWGVPLTLARMPRDTEFAVIEIGMNHPGEIAPLAKQARPHVAMVTTVAAAHLEAFESVTAIAREKASIFEGLEPGGVAVVNADIDDAQVLRSAADAAGAQIVAFGTKAQDYRLLDVSLEGDVTRSIAQVRGHEIAFEIQSAGAHFAMNGLGALAVAGALGGKLEASIKGLAGWSPFKGRGVRETLILPGGTIELLDDSYNANPTSMAAALAVLAAAKGTRRIAFVGDMKELGPQAEALHAGLAALDGMVAIEQVHCIGPLMQALHAALPDDKRGVWTETSAEMAETLPELVRAGDIVLAKGSLSMGLARVVDGLREMVQGAGSQKNTDE
- a CDS encoding UDP-N-acetylmuramoyl-L-alanyl-D-glutamate--2,6-diaminopimelate ligase, producing the protein MGTPAKKLSQLALTARGGLDPDVTGIAVDSREVKPGFLFGAMPGTRVHGGEFITYALRMGASAILTDAKGAEIASEELAESSAALVVVEDPRQALSGAAALWFGAQPKTMIAVTGTNGKTSVSTFVRQIWTELDHAAINLGTTGVEGAWTAPLAHTTPEPITLHRTLAEAVENGITHAAMEASSHGLEQRRLDGVHLTAAGFSNFTQDHLDYHDTFEAYFAAKAGLFRRVLPQDGTAVINMDDPKGAEMRAIAAARGQDVLTVGRGNCDLSLTNQRFDATGQDLLFSWRGKSFQARLNLIGGFQAENILLACGLVIASGDEPERVFDTLEHLTTVRGRMQLAATRSNGASVFVDYSHTPDAVSTALQALRPHVMGRLIAIVGAGGDRDAGKRPLMGQAAAENADIVFVTDDNPRSEDPATIRAAVMGGAPQATEVGDRAEAILRGVDALQPGDALLICGKGHETGQIVGDQVLPFDDVEQASIAVAALDGGLA